A window from Peromyscus eremicus chromosome 1, PerEre_H2_v1, whole genome shotgun sequence encodes these proteins:
- the Fam181b gene encoding protein FAM181B, with protein sequence MAVQAALLSSHPFIPFGFGGSADGLVSAFGSLDKGYCFEDDESGAPAGALLSGSEGGDVREATRDLLSFIDSASSNIKLALDKPGKSKRKVNHRKYLQKQIKRCSGLMGTAPPGPPSPSAADAPAKRPPGAQGAPTVAAPAHCKATPRREATQAAAAASLQSRSLAALFDSLHHVPGGAEPAGGAVAVPVSGLGAASTAGDGAGTAGNSAAPGTRKVPLRARNLPPSFFTEPSRVGGSGSSGGGCGCGPSGQGVSLGDLEKGAEAMEFFELLAPDFGAGTDSGALLAAEPLDAFPAGATVLRGPLELESGPFEPPAMVGNLLYPEPWSAPSCPQTKKPPLAGVRCGVTLNEPVRFLYPTALDSPGGEDTPALTSFAPFFPDCALPPPHQVSYDYSAGYSRAVYPSLWRPDGVWEGASGEDGAHPD encoded by the coding sequence ATGGCGGTGCAGGCTGCGCTGCTCAGCTCGCACCCCTTCATCCCCTTCGGTTTTGGAGGTTCCGCGGACGGGCTGGTGAGCGCCTTCGGAAGTTTGGACAAGGGCTACTGTTTCGAGGACGATGAGAGCGGGGCGCCCGCGGGAGCGCTGTTGTCCGGATCAGAGGGCGGGGACGTCCGCGAGGCCACCCGCGACCTGCTCAGCTTCATAGACTCGGCGTCCAGCAACATCAAGCTGGCGCTGGACAAGCCAGGCAAGTCCAAGCGGAAGGTGAACCACCGCAAATACCTGCAGAAGCAGATCAAGCGCTGCAGCGGCCTCATGGGCACCGCGCCTCCGGGACCGCCATCCCCGAGCGCGGCAGACGCTCCCGCGAAGCGGCCTCCGGGCGCCCAGGGAGCCCCGACCGTCGCGGCTCCGGCGCACTGCAAGGCCACCCCGAGGAGGGAGGCGACGCAGGCCGCGGCTGCCGCCAGCCTGCAGAGCCGGAGCCTGGCTGCTCTTTTCGACTCTCTGCACCACGTCCCCGGGGGCGCAGAGCCCGCAGGCGGTGCAGTGGCCGTGCCTGTCTCGGGCCTCGGAGCAGCAAGCACTGCGGGCGACGGGGCCGGCACCGCGGGGAACTCAGCGGCCCCTGGGACTAGGAAGGTCCCTCTGCGCGCCCGCAACCTGCCCCCGTCCTTCTTCACTGAGCCGTCCCGAGTGGGTGGCAGCGGCAGCAGTggcggcggctgcggctgcggcccCTCGGGCCAGGGCGTGAGCCTGGGTGACCTAGAGAAAGGGGCGGAGGCCATGGAGTTCTTCGAGTTGCTGGCGCCGGACTTCGGCGCTGGCACCGACTCGGGCGCCTTACTGGCCGCGGAGCCTCTGGACGCGTTCCCCGCGGGAGCCACAGTCCTACGGGgacccttggagctggagtctgGCCCCTTTGAGCCGCCAGCGATGGTGGGGAACCTACTATACCCTGAGCCCTGGAGCGCCCCGAGCTGTCCTCAGACCAAGAAGCCTCCCCTGGCTGGCGTTCGCTGCGGCGTGACCTTGAACGAGCCTGTGCGCTTCCTGTACCCCACTGCCTTGGACTCTCCAGGTGGGGAGGACACACCAGCCTTGACCTCTTTCGCCCCCTTCTTCCCAGATTGCGCGCTGCCGCCGCCCCATCAGGTGTCCTATGATTACAGCGCCGGCTACAGCCGCGCGGTTTACCCCAGCCTCTGGAGACCGGACGGGGTGTGGGAAGGGGCATCTGGGGAAGATGGGGCGCACCCAGACTGA